The following are from one region of the Silene latifolia isolate original U9 population chromosome 9, ASM4854445v1, whole genome shotgun sequence genome:
- the LOC141598990 gene encoding cell division control protein 48 homolog C-like, with translation MGRRGSGGGPRPRKQSTLTLSIIRRRIDSCKINHLSTDDIADHLYSSYPDYKHFKLLPFRRKIKQLLDQYDAVKPQTDSPGPTRKKRRQSPHDDVDDVSSGAEHTSDEDGVYGEDVEPEFDVMKSLLRERYNNLTPKKAATGKSIGGGGGGVERNVEVEDVRREKNITGGVAAGAVEKSGSELVEEGEVKGKGKEGGIRFKDFGGIKKVIDELLMEVIVPLYHPQLPEWIGVKPMSGILLHGPPGCGKTRLAQAIANETGVPFYQISATEVVSGVSGASEENIRELFSKAYQNAPSIVFIDEIDAIASKRENLQREMERRIVTQLLTCMDESHRIVKNTDKNSDIERADKKSGYVLVIGATNRPDAVDAALRRPGRFDREIALGVPDENARADILSVLTQNLRLAGDFDLMKIAKATPGFVGADLAALANKAGNLAMQRIIDLRRSELSKVEETPAEEWWKEPWSPEEMAKLNITMTDFEEAAKSVQPSSRREGFSTIPDVKWEDVGGLNELRKQFELYIVNRIKYPTQYEESGVDLETGFLLYGPPGCGKTLIAKAVANEAGANFIHIKGPELLNKYVGESESHVRRIFSRARTCAPCIIFFDEVDALTTERGKEGGWVVERLLNQLLIELNGGDHRRGVYVIGATNRPEVMDHALLRPGRFGKLLYVPLPSSSERGLILKALARKKPIDESVNLLDIGERCENMSGADLAALVNEAAMAALEEKLTSNTTISTKINSLHFEQALSKVKPSVSDKIKQSYHKLSQTFRAA, from the exons ATGGGCAGAAGAGGTAGCGGCGGCGGCCCCCGACCTCGAAAACAATCAACACTAACTCTATCAATAATACGACGTCGTATTGACTCCTGCAAAATCAACCACCTCTCCACCGACGACATCGCCGACCACCTCTACTCCTCTTATCCCGACTACAAACACTTCAAGCTCCTCCCTTTTCGCCGCAAAATCAAACAACTTCTCGACCAATACGACGCCGTTAAACCTCAAACTGACTCGCCCGGGCCGACTCGGAAGAAACGCCGTCAATCGCCGCATGATGATGTCGATGACGTGTCCTCCGGCGCGGAGCACACGTCGGACGAAGACGGCGTCTACGGCGAGGATGTTGAGCCGGAGTTCGATGTTATGAAGTCGTTACTTAGGGAGAGATACAACAATTTGACACCGAAAAAGGCGGCGACAGGGAAATCAAttggcggcggcggcggcggtgtGGAGAGGAATGTAGAGGTGGAGGATGTGAGGAGAGAGAAGAATATTACAGGCGGCGTTGCGGCGGGGGCGGTGGAGAAGAGCGGGAGCGAATTGGTGGAGGAGGGAGAGGTGAAAGGAAAGGGGAAAGAAGGCGGAATTAGGTTTAAGGATTTTGGAGGAATTAAGAAAGTAATTGATGAATTGTTAATGGAAGTGATTGTTCCGTTGTATCATCCGCAATTACCGGAGTGGATTGGTGTGAAACCGATGTCAGGGATATTGTTACATGGTCCTCCTGGTTGTGGAAAGACTAGATTAGCGCAAGCGATTGCGAATGAGACTGGTGTTCCTTTTTATCAGATTTCTGCTACTGAAGTTGTTTCTGGTGTTTCTG GTGCATCAGAGGAAAATATCCGCGAGCTATTTTCAAAAGCATACCAGAATGCTCCATCAATTGTCTTCATAGATGAAATTGATGCTATTGCTTCTAAAAGAGAAAATCTTCAAAGAGAGATGGAGCGGCGGATTGTGACACAGTTGTTGACGTGCATGGATGAATCTCACAGAATTGTGAAAAATACTGATAAAAATTCAGACATTGAACGTGCTGATAAAAAATCAGGATATGTTCTTGTTATTGGAGCCACTAACAGGCCTGATGCTGTTGACGCTGCATTGAGGAGACCTGGACGTTTTGATCGAGAGATTGCGTTAGGGGTACCAGACGAAAATGCAAGGGCTGACATACTCTCGGTGTTAACACAAAATCTGAGGCTTGCAGGTGATTTCGATTTGATGAAGATAGCAAAGGCCACTCCAGGATTTGTTGGTGCTGACTTGGCTGCTTTGGCCAATAAGGCTGGTAATCTTGCCATGCAAAGAATAATTGATCTAAGGAGGTCAGAGCTATCTAAGGTGGAGGAAACACCTGCGGAGGAGTGGTGGAAGGAACCTTGGTCACCTGAAGAGATGGCGAAGCTAAATATTACCATGACAGATTTCGAG GAGGCGGCTAAATCGGTGCAACCATCTTCGAGAAGAGAAGGGTTCTCCACTATCCCTGATGTTAAATGGGAAGATGTTGGAGGACTTAACGAGCTAAGAAAGCAATTCGAACTTTACATAGTCAATCGCATCAAATATCCTACACAGTATGAG GAATCTGGAGTGGACTTGGAAACGGGCTTTTTGCTTTATGGGCCCCCTGGTTGTGGGAAGACTCTGATTGCGAAAGCTGTAGCTAATGAGGCTGGAGCTAATTTTATACATATCAAG GGTCCTGAACTTCTAAACAAATATGTTGGTGAAAGCGAATCGCATGTTCGGAGGATATTTAGTCGTGCAAGAACATGTGCTCCGTGCATAATATTTTTTGACGAG GTTGATGCCCTAACAACAGAGCGTGGAAAAGAAGGGGGGTGGGTCGTTGAGCGTCTTTTGAATCAG CTTTTGATCGAGTTAAATGGCGGTGATCATAGGCGTGGCGTTTATGTAATTGGTGCTACAAATAG ACCCGAAGTGATGGACCACGCACTCTTGAGGCCAGGAAGGTTTGGAAAATTGTTGTATGTCCCTCTACCTAGTTCCAGTGAGCGTGGCCTGATCTTAAAAGCTCTTGCTCGGAAAAAGCCAATAGATGAGAGTGTGAATTTGCTTGACATTGGTGAACGTTGTGAAAATATGAGTGGCGCAGATCTTGCTGCACTG GTGAATGAAGCTGCAATGGCTGCACTGGAAGAAAAGCTCACATCGAATACAACAATCTCTACAAAAATCAATTCTCTTCATTTTGAGCAGGCTCTCAGTAAAGTTAAACCCTCAGTTTCTGATAAG ATAAAGCAGTCCTACCACAAGTTGTCTCAGACGTTCCGAGCTGCCTAA
- the LOC141598991 gene encoding uncharacterized protein LOC141598991, with the protein MACTSYSNLVLKSCLGKVCVSSTPERKPSQRILFFGSFSGRAKTHLSIRSSSIAHSIEVVNDEEIEKIKRLQNGSDVRGVALEGEKGRPVDLTPPAVEAIAESFGEWLIEKVKKEQGEEMKVSLGRDPRISGPVLSAAVFAGLSKAGCVVFDMGLATTPACFMSTILPSFDYDGSIMMTASHLPYTRNGLKFFTKTGGLTSPEVEELCDRAARKYANRQAKVSLSLSKPPIKVDFMSAYSKHLRDIIKQRVNHPTHYDTPLEGFQIIVNAGNGSGGFFTYDVLDKLGADTFGSLHLNPDGMFPNHIPNPEDKIAMSLTRTAVLENNADIGIVFDTDVDRSGVVDNKGSPINGDKLIALMSSIVLKEHPGSTIVTDARTSIALSRFIARRGGRHCLYRVGYRNVIDKGVRLNEDGIETHLMMETSGHGALKENYFLDDGAYMTVKIIIEMVRMKLAGESKGIGSLIDELEEPLESVELRMDVLAEPRYAKAKAVETIDTFRRYVEDERIEGWELDSCGDCWIGEGCLVDLNDSPTPVDAHMYRVKVSDEKHGEHGWIHLRQSVHNPNIAVNMQSSIAGGCLSMATALKDKFLMASGLHEILDLSDIEKYIVNGI; encoded by the exons atggctTGTACATCATATTCAAATCTTGTTTTGAAGAGTTGTTTAGGCAAAGTTTGTGTTTCGTCGACACCGGAGAGAAAACCGTCACAAAGAATactttttttcgggtcattttcaGGTCGGGCGAAGACCCATTTGTCAATAAGATCATCTAGTATAGCACATTCTATTGAGGTAGtaaatgatgaggagattgagAAAATTAAGAGACTTCAAAACGGGTCGGATGTTCGTGGAGTCGCGTTGGAAGGCGAAAAGGGTCGGCCGGTGGACCTTACGCCACCGGCCGTGGAAGCTATTGCAGAGAGTTTTGGTGAGTGGTTGATTGAGAAAGTTAAGAAAGAACAAGGGGAGGAAATGAAGGTGTCTTTAGGAAGGGATCCTCGGATTTCGGGCCCCGTGTTGAGTGCAGCTGTGTTTGCTGGACTTAGTAAGGCTGGTTGTGTGGTTTTCGATATGGGGCTCGCTACGACGCCGGCTTGTTTCATGAGTACTATCTTGCCTTCTTTTGATTATGATGGTTCTATCATG ATGACAGCATCTCATTTACCATACACAAGAAATGGTCTAAAGTTCTTCACAAAGACAGGGGGACTCACCTCCCCTGAGGTGGAGGAGCTGTGCGACCGTGCTGCTCGTAAGTATGCTAATCGACAAGCAAAGGTGTCGCTCAGTTTAAGTAAGCCGCCCATCAAAGTCGATTTCATGAGCGCTTACTCTAAACATCTTCGAGACATAATCAAGCAAAGAGTTAATCATCCAACTCATTATGACACTCCTTTGGAAGGCTTTCAG ATAATTGTGAATGCTGGAAATGGATCAGGAGGTTTTTTCACATACGACGTCTTAGACAAACTTGGAGCAGACACATTTGGGTCACTTCACCTTAACCCAGACGGAATGTTCCCAAACCACATTCCTAACCCTGAGGATAAAATCGCAATGTCCCTTACAAGGACCGCGGTGTTAGAAAACAATGCTGATATCGGCATTGTTTTTGACACTGACGTCGATAGGAGTGGTGTGGTTGATAATAAAGGCAGTCCAATTAATGGGGACAAACTAATTGCACTTATGTCTTCCATTGTGCTTAAAGAGCATCCTGGAAGTACTATTGTGACCGATGCAAGGACTAGCATTGCGCTTTCTCGGTTTATTGCTCGTCGAGGTGGTCGACATTGTCTTTATAGGGTTGGGTATAGAAATGTTATTGATAAGGGTGTGAGGTTGAATGAAGATGGTATTGAGACTCATCTTATGATGGAAACTTCTGGTCATGGTGCTCTTAAAGAGAACTattttcttgatgatg GTGCATATATGACGGTGAAAATCATAATAGAGATGGTACGGATGAAACTAGCAGGCGAAAGCAAAGGAATAGGAAGCTTAATTGATGAACTTGAAGAGCCATTGGAGTCTGTAGAGCTTCGGATGGATGTCCTTGCTGAACCGAGATATGCCAAGGCTAAGGCTGTCGAGACCATCGACACTTTCAGAAGATATGTCGAG GACGAGAGAATAGAAGGATGGGAGCTCGACTCGTGTGGAGACTGCTGGATAGGTGAAGGTTGTCTTGTGGATCTTAATGACAGCCCTACTCCTGTCGATGCTCATATGTACAG GGTAAAAGTTAGCGACGAAAAGCATGGAGAACATGGATGGATACACTTGAGGCAGAGTGTACACAATCCGAATATCGCGGTGAATATGCAATCATCAATTGCTGGTGGATGTCTATCAATGGCTACAGCTTTGAAGGACAA GTTTCTAATGGCAAGCGGATTACATGAAATTCTCGATTTATCAGATATCGAAAAGTATATAGTAAACGGGATTTGA